The sequence CGGCAAACAGGGGGGAGCCAGTTGTTCCCTATGTTACCAAGGGCTTCGGGTGGTAACTATCAACGGAGCGAACATACAGCGGTTTCTGAGGCACGAGTCCTGTTCCTGCAGGCTGTGCAAAGAAGGGCTGTCGGGGCCCTGGAGGCTCTACGTGAATCGGTCCTCCCACTCATATCAATACCCAGTGCGCCTTTTCCTCTGGCCCGCGTTGAGTGGATCAACCGTCCTGATGGAACATGGACGCTCATCTTCCTAAGCGCCCAGAACGAGCAGGTGGTGATTGAGGACAGCCGACGTTGGGTCCCTTTTGACGTTTCGCGTACAGATGATCCCCCCGGAGTAGCGCGCGTGAGGAAGGGTCTGACAAGTTGGGCGGATCAGTTCCACCTACGTCACACCTGGGTACTGAATGCGGCACTCGGCACACTACGACTATGGCAGATCGCCCCCCAATCCCTGAAACGGACTGACTGGGACCTGAGCTTTTCTTGGGGAATATCAAAGCGAGCGTTAGAAATCGATCCCCCCGGCTCAGAGTGGCATTGGGACCCCATCGCGGTCTGGTCCGGACTCCCCGTGGAACCATACATATTCCAAGACGCGTGGCTCATTGACCGGGAAACGCGACCTGAGGCCACGCGTCGTATCATGGAGTCCTGTGCCACGAACCTGAAAGTGTACCTAAATCGCGTAGAATCTCTCGCTCGGGAGCGAGGCCTTAAGCGGGCGAAGCAGAAGCGCAATCCCGAGCACTTCGAATGGTTGGTTGACTACCAGACAAACGAATGGAATCACCGGAAGATTGCTGATCACTACAGCAAAAACGGGAAAATCCTCACCGAAGATGCAGTAGGCAAGGCTCTGCGGGGGACGGCCGCTCTGATCGGCCTCATCCTGCGCCCTCCCGGGAGAGGCGGCAAACCGACCTCGAAACCCCCGACTTAGCCGTCCCCCCTCCAGCTCCTGTGCTGAAAGTCCGGCACCTCCGATAATGGTGTCGGAGGTGATGCGCTGTGCTCCTACGTGTTCCACGTGTAGCTAGGGTGCTGGATGTTCACGATCACCGCGTTTACAAACTGATCCGAAACGGAGTACTCCCTTCTGTTCGCCTGGGCCGTCAGGTTCGAGTTGACGAAGATGCCCTCCGCGACTGGATTCGACGCGGTGGCCAGTCACTTCCCGGTGGTTGGCGACGCGAGCCCAACGCTAAGACCCTCTAAAAATCGCTGACCACCCGCCCCGGCTTGGGGGTCTGAGCGGTTGGCCGATGGAGGCAGGCGATGCTGATGACTTCCTCCGTTTTCATTCATAGCACACCTCGGCGGCGCCACGCCAACGATAGCCTTCCGCTCGAGGCGCGAGAAAGCAATATCCTGTTCAACGATGCGAGCGCGATCGCCACGATTTACACGGCTCAACTTCCTCTCATGGCACGGCCCCGGAAACACCCGGAAGCCGAGCTCAAGCGTGAGAGACGCATCCCCGCGTAATCCGCCTCGGGCGGCGGATTCTCATATCCCGCGTGGCTGTAGAGCGCTGGCTCGCTTCCGGAGACGTGCAACAAGAGGATGCCTACGCAAAATGGGCCACTTAAAAGCGAGAAGCCCGGCTGACGGGCCGGGCGGAAAGGAGGCGATCTAATGCGCCCCCATTTTACCACGAAAGCGCCGTTTTGAGGCAAGCCTTCCCTTGAACCGGAACGATCCACAAAACCTTTGAGGAGGCCCACTGATGGACATGAACAAGAATCCTCTCACGAAGAAACCTACCTTCATGTACATGGGCCCTAATGCGATCACCGAAGGTGTGCTGATTGACATCCGCGCGCTCGGCTGCATCACGCCGGACGGGAAACCAGTCGCCTACGTGAGCCGCGCGGTGTGGGACGCGTTCACGAGCGTCGCACAACCGCCGCTCCAGCCAGATACAGACGTCGCTGTCCTACGAGACGTGGTGAAGTCTCTCGCCCGGACGGGCAACTTCGACGGCGAGATGTACATCGACGAGTACTCCGGGCATGAGCTGTGGTTGATGCCGAATGGAGACGGTCAGGGCGGTGTGGTGTTCACGTTGCTGGAACCAGAAGATTACTAAATGGAGGCGACTCCTCATTGAAACGAGTGAAAAAATCCAGTTTCGCAACAATCTAAGGAGGGGTCAATGATGCCAGAAAATCGGGAATGGGAAGAGCGCAAAGGCGACGCAGACGAAGTGGTGTGGGGCTCTCCCGGCAAAACCGTTAATTTCGATTCTTACCTCGGCCGAGAGGTGAAGACAGCATCCTATGGGCCAATGACGCGGCATTGGTTTGAACTAGATGGCCAGCGCGTTTGGTGTCGTGGATACTCAGTGCTCAATAGACGGCTGAGCGATCGTGACATCGGACGACCGGTTCAGATCGAGTACACCGGCACCCGCATTTCGGCCAACGGCCACCCGAACCCTACGAAACTCTTCAAGATCTCGTTCCCCAAAGAGAAAGCTGCTCCGAGCGCCGAGATGACCTCCCTGTTCGATCTACCTGATCGGGCAAACGCGGGGGACGAAGTGGTGCCGTTCTAGCGGAGAGCCAGGGGAGGCGAGCGGCATCGCCTCCCCTCTCCTTCAAAGTGAGGCGTCTCATGGACACCTTTTCTCCTACGGACGATTCGCACAACGGTGGGATCCGCGCCACATCGACGCCAACAGGGCAAGACACCGACGTGTCGATGGTCCGCGCGGCGCTCAGCGACCTCGTAGTGCTCGTGGCGGTCACGCGGACGGTGTGCTGTTGCCTATGGGGGGCGAACGACACGCTCACCCTCCAGTACTCGGAGGCGGAGCGGCATGTCCTTCTCAAGGGGTACCCCGATCCGCTCCATGCGTGGCACTGCGATGAGCGCTACGAGACATGGCGCACAGACGAGCCGCAGCTATGACCTTCTCCTCGCCGCACGAGCAGTTTGTGGCGATCGTTCACGCCCTGCAATGTAAGAACCCGGGGTGCGCCTGCCAGCAGGATTTGGAGATGATCCGGAGTGTCGACGTTCACTGCCCCGTCCACGACGATGCGCATCCCTCGTTCACGGTCACGGAAGCCGCCGACCGCGTGCTGACTCATTGTAAAGCGGGCTGCGGTTTCGACGTTGTGAGCCAGGCGCTCAGGGTCATCGGGCTCTGGACCCTGCCAGCGCCGTGCGGACTCACCCTCGACCAACTCGCCGAGGCGAAACGGTTGTCTGTCGATTTCATCAAGTCGTTTGGCGTTTACCAACTGAACGAACGGCAATCTCCCGCGGTCGCGATCCCCTTCCACGGCCGTGACGGCGACGAACGGACGATTCAAATTCGTCAATCGCTGGATGGCGACCGTTTCCGCTGGTTGCGAGGGGGTCCGGACGTGCCCTATGGCCTCCCCAAGCTCTCCACGATTCTCGCCACCGGCTACGTGATCATCGGGGAAGGCGTCAGTGATGTCTGGACGGGCTGGTACCATTCTCTGCCCATGATCGGCGTCCCGAGCGCGTCGACTTGGGACGCCTCCTGGGCGGCGTTCTTCCCCGAAAACCTTAAGAAGTACATATGGTGCGAGGACGCTGCAGGCTGGGGCCTCGTCGACAAGATCGTCCGAGACCTGCCCGATGCGCTCGTGCTCCTGCCGCCCGAGGGCGTCAAGGATCTCAGCGCGCTGCACATCGCGGATCCCGAGACGGTGAAGACGATCGTGGCGCGGATGATTGCCGCGGCGAAGCCGGCATCGGAATTGACCGAGGAACGGAAACGCGCCGAGGCCGCAAAGCAGGCCGCGGCGGCGCTCGAGCAGAGCACGGGATTGCTGGACGACCCGGAACTTATGGATCGGATTGGTTATGTGTTACAGGCCAGGGGCTTGGTCGGGGACCTCTCTGGTGTGAAGTTATTGTACTTAATGCTGACGTCGCGGTTCTTGAGCCGTCCGGTGAACGGGTATGTCGAAGGACCGCCCTCGGTCGGCAAAAACTACTGCATCGATTGCACGAAATCGCTCTTTCCCGACGACGCCTACTATGAGCTGACATCGTCGTCCGATCGGGCCGCCGTCTTTTCCAAAGAAACGTTCGCCAACAAAATGGTGATCATTAGCGAGGTGACGGGCCTGAGCCAGGACGGCGTCGGCGCCTCGATCATCCGCGAACTGGCCTGGCGTGGGCAGCTCAGGTACGAGATCACTGAAAAGACCAAGAGCGGAACCTTCGAGACCCGGCTCATCATCAAACCCGGGCCGACAGGATTCATTACGACGACGACGGACGGGGTGGAGCCGCAACTCGAGACGCGCATGTTTCCGCTGACCGTTTCGGATACGCCCGAGCAAACGCGGCTCATCGTCAATGAGCTATCCAGGCAGGCGGAAGAGGGCGAGCCCGAGGTTGACGTCTCCGCGTTGGTCGCGGTGCAGCGCTGGCTGGCGTTGGCCGGTCAGTATACTGTGATCATACCGTTCGCGAAAGCGCTGGCGACGCTCGTGAACGTGCGCGCGATCCGGATGCGTCGGGACTTCTCGCAACTGCTTAACTTGATCCGGTCCTCCGCCATCCTTCACCAGCGGCAGCGACCACGAGACTCCCGTGGCCGAATTCTGGCAACTCTGCGGGACTATGCGATCGTGTACGATCTCGTGGCCGGCTTCCTCGGGGAGGAGGGGGGCGGGTTGGCTCCAGGGCAGCGCGAAGCGGTCGAGGCGATCAGGACGCTCCAGGACGGGGATGACCGGAGGCCTGTCTCGGTCTCTGAGGTCGCGAAACAGCTCCGGATCGACCCGAGATCTGTTACTCACCGAATCCAGAAGCCGCTGCGCCTGGGGTACCTGGTCAACGATGCCGAAAGGCACCGGCCCTGCAAGCTCCGACTGGCCGAGGACCCCTCCGTCGCGGCCAGCTCGGTTCCGACGCTGCGGGTGCTGGAAGCTGCGCTAAGCCGCCCCATCACCAGCGGACCAGCGCCATCTGCCAAGCCCCCAGAAACTGACAGCACCGCAGCACTTGCTTCTGCGGCCGTTGAAAATCAAGCGTTCCAGGTGCCGGTGCCCCTAAAACGTGTAAACGGCACGCCAGGCGTATCCGACCCTTCCGCCGTCACGGGAAACGGTGGAGCCGGTGCCCAGGTGCCGTCGGTGCCGTCTACCTCCAAAACCTACGTTGGCATCTCAAGCGGGCCTGCATCAAGGCCGGGCGAGTCAAGTGCCGTGGAGTCGTCCATCTTGGGGGGGATCGCGGATGGTGGAGACGGAGACGGAATCCGCCTCCCCCCCGAACAGACCTCCCTTCCGGCGGACGGGGACGGGGACCCGGACGAACTTGTCAGCCTCCTCGAGCCTCCCGGGGCCGGGTAACCAGTCCGTGTCGAGCCAGAAACCGACCGCATACCCGGTGGCGCGGCTCCTGTTGGACCTCCGTCGGCAGGGTGTCCAGACGATTCAGAGGACGAGCGGGGTAGCGCTTGTATGCCCCCGGCATGTCCGCACACTCGAGCTCCAGAGCCGCGTGCAGGTCAACGCGCTGGCGCTCGCGGACCTCCTCCAGGGTCTTCACGTCACTCTCCACCTTGGCATCCCGGAGGATGCCTGGTGGCGGCACCTTGAGCAGGTAGCGGGGACCGGGACGAAACCGACCGCCGCCCGTGCGGCCGTGGCAACGGTGCTGGCCGGGAAGCCGATGCTCCCTGACACTTTGGACGAGCCCCCGGCCATGATTCCGGAGACCGAGCCGGTCGCCGTGGACGTGGAAACGATCGGCGGCGTCGCCAGCGATCATCGGGTGCCGCTACCGTGGGTCGATCCGTCCGAACTCGTCTGCGTCGGGTTCTCGATTGCCAACTGCCGGTTCGCGTTCCCAGCATCGGACCGAGCGAACATCCAGCGGTTTCTAGGAACCTCAAACCCCAAGGTTTTCCATAATGCCATCTACGACCTCGTATGGTTGCTCGACGCGGCGTTCGAGATCCGCGGGTCCGTCCATGACACCCTGTGGTCGCGGGCGTTCGAGAATGGTGCTGGCGTGCACGGGCTGAAGGTCACCGGCACCTTCACGTATGCGGTGCACCTCCCGGAGAAGACGCCAGACCTGGCAAAGGTGCTGACCTACTGCGCGAACGACGCGAGGAACACCTTGAGCCTCTTCAACCCGACCTCGCCGTGGTGTTCGCATCCGTTGTACCGGCTCTATCAACGCATGGCACCGCGGGTCGCCGCCATCTCCAGAACCGGCCTGCCGTTTTTCCGGGACCGAGTTGAGGCCCGATACGCGGAGGCCGTGGCGCGGGTAGCGTGGCTCGACGCCGCCCTGGGGCAGATCGCGCGGATCAATTGGCGGAGCGCCGACCAGGTGGCGCATGTTCTGGAGGAGGCACTGCCCAACCGTTGGACGCCGGGCGGACAGCGCGTGGTGGACGACGCGGCCCTCCGCGAGTGCGAACATCCAGCGGCCGCCGTCCTGCTCGAGAAGCGCGAGGTGGACAAGGTCGTTGGCACATACCTCAGGCCGTTCCTCCAGCGGGATCGCGTCTGCGGCCTGATCACCCTCAACGCAGCGCGGACCGGCCGGACCTCGTCCCGCTACACCAACCTGCAAAACATTCCGCGGTCGCTGCGTACGCTGTTCGGGAAAGCGGGCCACGATTGGGTCAAACTCGACTTCGCGGCCGCCGAGCTCGTGGTCGCGGCTGTCGTCGCGGAGTGCTCGTCACTGCTCGCCTGGTTCCGGGAGGGCAAAGACCCACATGCGGAAACCGCGGCCCGTATCTTCCACAAGCCGTCCCTATCCGTCACCGCCGAGGAACGTGCGGTCGGCAAGACCCTGAACTTCTCCCTGTGCTATGGCGGCACGGCGCGGACGATCGTCCAACGGGCGACGAGCTACGGCTTGGCGTTCTCCCTCCCCGAGGCCGCGACGTTTCGAACGGCGTGGTTCGCCGCGTTCCCCGAGATGACCGCCTGGCAGGCGGAGACGATGCGCCAGCTTGAGGACGGCGAGCCGATTCGCAGTCCGTTCGGCCGCATGTGGACGATCCCGCCGCACTCGAGCCACGAGCGGAACATGGCGCTCAACGCCCCCATCCAAAGTACCGCCTCCGACCTGCTCCTGCTTGCGGCGGACGCAATCTGGGATGTCCTCCCCGGGCCGGTGGTCAACCTGGTGCACGATGAGGTTGATGTGCTGATTCCCAAAGGGACGTGGGACGAGGCACAGTGGCGGGACATCGCCAGGCGGATGGCCGGCGTCGACGCGCGGTTCCCCATGCGGGTGGAAGTCGCCGTCGGCCCCGACTGGGGGGCGACGGTAGAGCAGTTTGTCGAGGGCGTATCGGTGTGAACACTGCTAAGCGCGGAGTGCCAGCGAATTGCCCCGGCATGCCCGCGCTGTGGTGCACGGGCCTAACGTCTGCGGCGCATGAGATCGCAGTGATGGAGCGTGTGGAGGAACGTCAGCGATGGATCGGCAGAGAAGAGACCGATGGGAAGCGAAAACCCAATGAGCGGTGAGCGGCAGCTCTTACTGACTGTTCGCGAGGCGAGCCGGCTGCTTGGCCTGTCAGAACGGCGGCTCTATGCTCTCATAGCTGAAGGAAGACTTCCAGGAGACATCATGATTCGGCTCGGTCGA comes from bacterium and encodes:
- a CDS encoding helix-turn-helix domain-containing protein; this translates as MLLRVPRVARVLDVHDHRVYKLIRNGVLPSVRLGRQVRVDEDALRDWIRRGGQSLPGGWRREPNAKTL
- a CDS encoding DNA polymerase; its protein translation is MARLLLDLRRQGVQTIQRTSGVALVCPRHVRTLELQSRVQVNALALADLLQGLHVTLHLGIPEDAWWRHLEQVAGTGTKPTAARAAVATVLAGKPMLPDTLDEPPAMIPETEPVAVDVETIGGVASDHRVPLPWVDPSELVCVGFSIANCRFAFPASDRANIQRFLGTSNPKVFHNAIYDLVWLLDAAFEIRGSVHDTLWSRAFENGAGVHGLKVTGTFTYAVHLPEKTPDLAKVLTYCANDARNTLSLFNPTSPWCSHPLYRLYQRMAPRVAAISRTGLPFFRDRVEARYAEAVARVAWLDAALGQIARINWRSADQVAHVLEEALPNRWTPGGQRVVDDAALRECEHPAAAVLLEKREVDKVVGTYLRPFLQRDRVCGLITLNAARTGRTSSRYTNLQNIPRSLRTLFGKAGHDWVKLDFAAAELVVAAVVAECSSLLAWFREGKDPHAETAARIFHKPSLSVTAEERAVGKTLNFSLCYGGTARTIVQRATSYGLAFSLPEAATFRTAWFAAFPEMTAWQAETMRQLEDGEPIRSPFGRMWTIPPHSSHERNMALNAPIQSTASDLLLLAADAIWDVLPGPVVNLVHDEVDVLIPKGTWDEAQWRDIARRMAGVDARFPMRVEVAVGPDWGATVEQFVEGVSV